CGATCGCGTGCGATGCGCAAAAGAAGTCCACGATGTACGGCCCGATCGGGTGCTGTCTTCGAAAGCGAAGCCCTCCAACTTTCTTGTCGCGCAGCACCGACCACAGCGTGCGTTCCGGCCAGGTCGAATCGCGACGCAGGCGCCTCGCGCGATTCACTGTTTCTCGCTCGCGAGGGATGCGGACCTTTGGAAAGACGCCCTCCCCTAACCCCTCCCGCAAGCGGGAGGGGGACATGTCTGCGACCCCCTCCCGCTTGCGGGAGGGGGCAGGGGGAGGGTCCCCCAACAACTTCGCGACACTCTCAAACACCCCCGCCGCGTCCCCCAGCTGCGGCACCCACCGGGGCGACACGAAACTGCTCACCTCGACCTCATCCAGCCCGGCGCGCAGCAGGGCGCCGACCAGACGAACCTTGTCGCCGGTCGACACCACGCCGCGCTCGTTCTGGAGCCCGTCGCGGGGCGAAACATCGGTGATGCGGACACGCTCGGCCATGCTTTGAGAAGTCTACACCATTGGTCGGCGAATCGCGGCAGGCGTCATCGCAGACGCCGTGTTGCAGTGTCAACATAGATTGCCCGGATGCGCCCCCTCCCATCGCCGCACGCTCAGCGACGCCACCAGCGGGTGTTCTGCTTCCTGAGAGCTTCGATCTGATCCTCAAGAAACTCGTTCTCCGGGTCGAACTCCAGCGCCCGTTCCATCATCCGAATTGCTCCCGATCGATCGCCTCGCTCGGCAAGCGCCCGACCGAGCCAATACCAAATCTCCGGCGCTTCGCCTTCGATCCTGATCGCTCGTCGGAAGTGCTCTTCTGCGGCTTTCGGATCGCCCTGGTCGAGGGCGATCTTTCCAAGGCACAACCAGTTCCGCTCGTCCTCAGGATCAATCTCGGCCGACCGACGGTACGCTTTGATCGCGTTCGCCATGTCTTCAACTTCCCAGTACGCGCAGGCGAGCGAATGCCATGCGTTCGGGTTGCTCTCCCAGATCGTGAGACTGCGCCGGTATGCTTCGATCGCCTGCTGATATTCGTCGAGTTCGAGATGCGCGTAGCCGAGGTGGCTCCACAGTTCGGACGATCCGTCATCCGACGCGATCACCCCGAGCAGAAAACCCTTCGCGCCAAGAAAGTCTTCTCGCTCGAAGAGCTCGCTCACCTCGTCGCACCGTCGCCGTCGGAGTGCTTTCCGCATCCGATCGCATGTTCGCGTATGGTCGGGATCATTGGCGTGCGCGCGCTCGACTTCGGCGATGCCCGCCTCGACATCGCCGCGTTCGATGAGGGCGCACCCGAGATTGCAGTGCGCGTACGCGTCCGTCGGATCGAGCGAGAGCGACTTCGTCCACGCGTCGATCGCCTCGTCGAGCAGGCCGTTCACCGAGTATGCGACGCCTAGATTGACCCACATCTGGGCGTTCGTCGGCTCGATCACAGCCCGATGCCGCATCGTGCTGAGCAACAGTTCCCACATGCCTAACTGATCCGCGAGATCGCTGATCGCGCACCAGGTATCGGCGTTGTCCGGGGCCAGCGTCGCCGCCTTCTGGGCGAGTTCCAGCGCTCGCTCGAACTCACCCTCTTCCCTGAGCGACCACGCGAGCGCCAGCAACGCATCGACTTGATCCGGATCCAGCTCCAGTGAGCGCTTGAGCGCACGGACCGCTTCCTCCTTTCGACCGGCGCCGTGCATCGCGTTGCCGAGCCGATAGTGGAGAACCGCATCGTCGGGCCAACGCCCGATCGCGCCTTGCAGGACCTCGACCGCCTCCTCGTTGCGGTCGAGGACATACAGCAGGTAGCCGATCCAGCCGCGCGGGCCGGGCCAGTCGTCGCGGATCGTCCGCGCCTCTTCAAAGCAGGCAAGCGCTTCTTCCTCGCGGTCGAGGTACGCCAGCGCCCAGCCACGCGAGTACAAAAGAAACCCGCGTTGCTCTTCGAGCGCCGCGGGGGATTCAAGCATCGACATCGCCTCGGCGTAACGCCCTTCGCGCAGCGCGCGTTCAACCTCTACACGGAATGGCGACGGCGGCGGTTCGCTCATGACCGGGGCTCCCGGGGTCGGATTTCGACTCCTGCAGGATACCCGTGCGCCTCACCCCCCGAACGCCGCCTTGCCCGCCTCGGCCATCTCGTCGGGCGTCATGTCCTTGATGTGCGTCGCGAACGACCAGGTATGCCCGAACGGGTCTGTCACGCTGCCGTAGCGGTCGCCCCAGAACATGTCCTCCGCCGGCATCAGCACCGTCGCGCCGGCCTTCTCGGCCTTCGCGATCGCGGCGTCGCAGTCCTTCACATACCGGTGGATCGTCACCGTCGAACCGCCCAGCGCCGTGGGCGTGCGCGACTTCCCGCCGCAGTACTCGGGGAAGTCGTCGCACAGGAAGATCGTCTGGTCGCCGATCGTCATCTCCGCGTGCATCAGACGCCCGTCGGGCGAGGGCATGCGGCAGGTCTCCTCCGCCCCGAACGCCTTCGCGTAGAACTCCAGCGCCTTGGCCGCCCCGTCGACCACGAGGTGCGGCACGAGCCCCTTGGGCATGTTGCTGTTGTCTGCCATCTCTGTTCTCTCATTGCCTGTCGGTTCCGGACCCGCCACGCCCACCGCGGCGGCACACCACCATATATAGCGGACATCAAGAGCGGTTGCAAGGTCTTTGTTAGGTTTTTCGGCAGGGAGGGAGCAGGGAGCAGGGAGTGGGGAGCAGGAAGAGAGGACAAGGGGTGGCGTGGTACGACGCAGCCGTGCCACGAGATCTGACCGGTGCGCCCGTCCCGCCCCCTCGCCCCGCTTGCGGGGAGAGGACGGCGAGCGCAGCGAGCCAGGTGAGGGGTGTGTCTCGGAAGCCACGAGGGATGAGGCACGAGGCACAAGGGAAGATCGCGCAAACGATCACAACGGCCAGCTCGAAACCCCTCACCCCAGCCCTCTCCCCTCGGGGGAGAGGGGGCCGGAGGGGAGCCGGGATCGCGCGACGCGCAGGATGTACTCGAGCGACGCGTGCTGATGCTTCATGAAGTCGCGCACGCTGAGGCGCACGACCTCAAGACCCTGCGCGTGCAAGAACGCGTCCCGTGCCGCGTCGGCGACGCGGGTCTTTCCATGGTGGTCGCCGTCGAGTTCGACAACGAGCCGCGCGTCAGCGCAATAGAAATCTACCACGAGGTGGCCGATCGCCTGCTGCCTGCGAAACTTCAGATCCCCGAGCTTGCGATCACGGACCTTCGACCACAGCACTCGCTCGGGGACCGACGCCTGTGCGCGCAGCATCTTCGCGCGTTCGATCTTCTCATCCGTAGCCCGGGGAACCGGCATGATCCCAGAATACCGCAACTCCCGCCCCCTCGCCCCGCTTGCGGGGAGAGGACGGCGAGCGCAGCGAGCCAGGTGAGGGGTGTGTCTCGGAAGCCACGAGGGATGAGGCACAAGGCACAAGGGAAGATCGCGCGGTCGAGCGCACCGCGCAGTTCGAAACCCCTCACCCCAGCCCTCTCCCCTCGGGGGAGAGGGGGCCGGAGGGGAAGCGGCTCACCCCACCTCGCGCACCACCGCGCGCGCCAGCGCGTCCGCCGCCCCCGGCTTGAAGCGGAAGAACATCTCCGGCTCCACCACTTCGTACTCCACCACGCGCGGGTCGCGCAGCGTGACGCGCGCGTCCTCGGCGCGCAAAGAGGGATCACCCGGCTCGGAAACATCGATCAGATCCACGCGCGCGTACAGCGGGATCTCGCCCGTCTCC
This Phycisphaeraceae bacterium DNA region includes the following protein-coding sequences:
- a CDS encoding tetratricopeptide repeat protein, giving the protein MSEPPPSPFRVEVERALREGRYAEAMSMLESPAALEEQRGFLLYSRGWALAYLDREEEALACFEEARTIRDDWPGPRGWIGYLLYVLDRNEEAVEVLQGAIGRWPDDAVLHYRLGNAMHGAGRKEEAVRALKRSLELDPDQVDALLALAWSLREEGEFERALELAQKAATLAPDNADTWCAISDLADQLGMWELLLSTMRHRAVIEPTNAQMWVNLGVAYSVNGLLDEAIDAWTKSLSLDPTDAYAHCNLGCALIERGDVEAGIAEVERAHANDPDHTRTCDRMRKALRRRRCDEVSELFEREDFLGAKGFLLGVIASDDGSSELWSHLGYAHLELDEYQQAIEAYRRSLTIWESNPNAWHSLACAYWEVEDMANAIKAYRRSAEIDPEDERNWLCLGKIALDQGDPKAAEEHFRRAIRIEGEAPEIWYWLGRALAERGDRSGAIRMMERALEFDPENEFLEDQIEALRKQNTRWWRR
- a CDS encoding VOC family protein, with product MADNSNMPKGLVPHLVVDGAAKALEFYAKAFGAEETCRMPSPDGRLMHAEMTIGDQTIFLCDDFPEYCGGKSRTPTALGGSTVTIHRYVKDCDAAIAKAEKAGATVLMPAEDMFWGDRYGSVTDPFGHTWSFATHIKDMTPDEMAEAGKAAFGG
- a CDS encoding DUF559 domain-containing protein, which gives rise to MPVPRATDEKIERAKMLRAQASVPERVLWSKVRDRKLGDLKFRRQQAIGHLVVDFYCADARLVVELDGDHHGKTRVADAARDAFLHAQGLEVVRLSVRDFMKHQHASLEYILRVARSRLPSGPLSPEGRGLG